One stretch of Candidatus Bathyarchaeia archaeon DNA includes these proteins:
- a CDS encoding 4Fe-4S dicluster domain-containing protein translates to MRKIVAKQEHCIGCGICEVHCITQHSKSKDIIKAYNRERPRPISRVRLELNKPVSFAIQCRHCNDAPCASACLTGAMHKDEKTGLVTHNPEKCMGCWTCVMVCPYGAIKIDKEGHVVTKCDQCADLDTPACVANCPNGALECVEVES, encoded by the coding sequence ATGAGAAAAATTGTTGCCAAACAAGAACACTGTATAGGCTGTGGCATATGCGAGGTCCACTGCATCACCCAACACAGCAAATCCAAAGACATCATCAAAGCCTACAACCGCGAAAGACCCCGCCCCATCAGCCGTGTCCGTCTAGAACTCAACAAACCAGTCAGCTTCGCCATCCAATGCCGACACTGCAACGACGCCCCCTGCGCCTCCGCCTGCCTAACCGGCGCCATGCACAAAGACGAAAAAACTGGTTTAGTTACACACAACCCTGAAAAATGCATGGGCTGCTGGACCTGCGTCATGGTTTGCCCCTATGGCGCCATAAAAATTGACAAAGAAGGTCACGTTGTCACTAAATGTGACCAATGCGCTGATTTGGATACGCCTGCATGTGTGGCAAACTGCCCCAACGGCGCCCTTGAATGCGTCGAGGTTGAATCTTAA
- a CDS encoding AbrB/MazE/SpoVT family DNA-binding domain-containing protein: MAEKDLGYRRVQCTGRGSYIISLPKEWVQDIGLKRGSEIAFNLEPDLTLTLVPRKIREKTSEEVGKLKEYYINVDPQENIESTLRMIEALYVISADVIRIHFKKTKGNTYKCKTEVKNFSKETFLGSEIIEETENEVTLQILVKHSEFPIEKAVRRMVIVALAAHRDVILALKGGNKELFENIVNAQHDSNRLGLYIVRQLKFGIEHNMYRELGFKTPKEFLLYRIIVNDIKDIGENAMNIMNNILTVQKLVDDQLLFIKEPMDEEVYSQIINLNNLAYQLFEDATKAMFKRDYNDAEALIPKRQSYVKLENDLIRLMSSKKMDPNISAILRLVLDSSKRILDYGQDIAELTLNRTVEELCASFAVK, translated from the coding sequence ATGGCAGAAAAAGACTTAGGATACCGCCGCGTCCAATGCACCGGCAGAGGCAGCTACATCATCTCCCTACCCAAAGAATGGGTCCAAGACATCGGCCTCAAACGCGGCAGCGAAATCGCCTTCAACCTCGAACCCGACCTAACCCTCACACTGGTCCCCCGAAAAATCCGAGAAAAAACCAGCGAAGAAGTCGGCAAACTCAAAGAATACTACATAAACGTAGACCCCCAAGAAAACATCGAATCCACCCTACGCATGATCGAAGCCTTATACGTCATTAGCGCCGACGTTATCCGAATCCACTTCAAAAAAACCAAAGGCAACACATACAAATGCAAAACCGAAGTCAAAAACTTCTCCAAAGAAACCTTCTTAGGCTCAGAAATCATTGAAGAAACCGAAAACGAAGTAACCCTACAGATTCTGGTCAAACACTCAGAGTTCCCCATAGAAAAAGCCGTTCGCCGCATGGTCATCGTGGCACTTGCCGCCCACCGAGACGTCATCTTAGCACTAAAAGGCGGAAACAAAGAACTTTTCGAAAACATCGTCAATGCCCAACATGACAGCAACCGACTGGGGCTCTACATTGTGCGGCAATTAAAATTCGGCATAGAGCACAACATGTACCGTGAACTTGGCTTTAAAACCCCCAAGGAGTTTTTGCTCTACCGCATCATCGTAAACGACATCAAGGACATTGGCGAAAACGCCATGAACATCATGAACAACATCCTCACCGTGCAAAAACTTGTTGACGACCAACTCTTATTCATCAAGGAGCCGATGGATGAGGAAGTTTACTCCCAGATAATTAATCTCAACAACCTCGCCTACCAACTGTTTGAGGACGCCACCAAAGCCATGTTTAAACGCGACTACAACGACGCCGAAGCCCTCATACCCAAACGGCAAAGCTACGTAAAACTCGAAAACGACCTCATCCGCCTCATGAGTAGCAAAAAAATGGACCCCAACATCTCAGCAATCCTCAGACTGGTGCTGGACAGCTCAAAACGCATACTTGACTACGGGCAAGACATCGCAGAGTTAACGCTAAACCGCACGGTAGAAGAACTTTGCGCCTCCTTTGCGGTCAAATAA
- a CDS encoding flavodoxin family protein, with the protein MKNLIILFSYHHKNTEKIANTIAAALDAEVKTPDQVTPDSIADYDLVGFGSGIYLGKHHQSLLELADKLPQATNKKAFIFSTSGDTTNPAKMHQKLREKLQAKGFTVVDEFNCAGFDTVGPLKLVGGIKKGRPNEEDLKKAEAFAQNLKQKTT; encoded by the coding sequence ATGAAAAACCTAATTATTCTTTTTTCGTATCATCACAAAAACACCGAAAAAATCGCCAACACCATAGCAGCCGCTTTGGACGCGGAAGTGAAAACGCCTGACCAAGTGACCCCCGACTCCATCGCGGATTACGACCTTGTCGGGTTTGGTTCAGGAATCTACTTGGGCAAACACCACCAATCCCTGCTGGAACTTGCCGACAAACTCCCCCAAGCAACCAACAAAAAAGCATTCATATTCTCCACAAGCGGCGACACCACAAACCCCGCCAAAATGCATCAAAAGCTACGAGAGAAACTGCAGGCAAAAGGCTTCACCGTGGTCGACGAATTTAACTGCGCAGGATTTGACACGGTTGGACCACTTAAGCTTGTAGGTGGCATCAAGAAAGGCAGACCCAACGAGGAAGACCTTAAAAAGGCAGAAGCGTTTGCTCAAAACCTGAAACAAAAAACAACATAG
- a CDS encoding sugar phosphate isomerase/epimerase family protein: MKLSLSNGIFSKLKIQENFATVKQLGFADIEFNMKSIKKEHDTDVYREQKALAASGLNCLTLHSAVLHVKDPIEVHQAVYYGKISLECARALHAPLMTVHSNVSKKLPKLVREQCLREVFGEIKPFAKKLGVKLSLENLSYTSTGFGKNVPQLEEVLDVIDPERQMGITFDLCHALETKEVDNLLEAYGKRVCNVHMANKSHQPFLEETPELTHFLSKLQDCGYDGPITLELDHKISLEEVAKTKALFDKLLREN; the protein is encoded by the coding sequence ATGAAGCTAAGTTTATCTAACGGAATCTTTAGCAAACTCAAAATCCAAGAAAACTTCGCCACCGTCAAACAACTCGGATTCGCAGACATAGAGTTCAACATGAAATCCATCAAAAAGGAGCATGACACGGACGTTTACCGCGAACAAAAAGCCCTCGCCGCTTCAGGCTTAAACTGCTTAACGCTGCACTCCGCGGTCCTACATGTGAAAGACCCCATTGAAGTTCACCAAGCCGTCTATTATGGCAAAATCTCGTTGGAATGCGCCCGCGCCCTCCATGCACCGCTCATGACGGTTCATTCGAATGTTTCTAAGAAGCTGCCCAAGCTTGTCAGGGAGCAGTGCCTTAGGGAGGTTTTTGGGGAAATTAAGCCCTTCGCTAAAAAGTTGGGCGTCAAACTGTCCTTGGAGAACCTGTCGTATACTTCCACGGGGTTTGGCAAAAACGTGCCCCAACTGGAGGAAGTCCTTGACGTGATAGACCCCGAACGTCAAATGGGAATAACTTTTGACTTATGTCATGCCTTGGAAACTAAGGAAGTGGATAATCTGCTGGAGGCGTATGGTAAACGGGTCTGTAATGTGCACATGGCAAACAAGTCACATCAACCCTTTTTGGAGGAAACGCCCGAGTTAACACACTTTCTTTCGAAGCTGCAGGACTGTGGCTATGATGGCCCGATAACGTTGGAGCTAGACCACAAAATATCGTTGGAAGAAGTAGCTAAGACCAAAGCACTCTTTGATAAGCTACTCAGAGAGAACTAA
- a CDS encoding ABC transporter substrate-binding protein → MANGSVQDGLLVTCGGVNVIANSSVTSPTVGAEFVVEANPDVIIKLLSGTTNLTDYQTVYNEIISRPALQDVNAVKSGRVYVCYWYLTTGELYFVGELYFAKWLNPDLFADIDPGAIHAQMVQEYFGINLAGTWVYNG, encoded by the coding sequence ATGGCTAATGGAAGCGTACAGGATGGTCTTCTGGTTACCTGCGGCGGCGTCAACGTTATCGCCAATTCTTCTGTGACTTCACCTACAGTCGGCGCTGAGTTTGTTGTAGAAGCAAATCCCGACGTAATCATCAAACTGCTGTCCGGAACCACAAACTTAACCGACTACCAAACCGTGTACAACGAAATAATCAGTCGCCCCGCATTGCAAGATGTAAACGCCGTGAAATCAGGACGCGTTTACGTCTGCTACTGGTATCTCACCACTGGAGAACTCTACTTTGTGGGCGAGCTCTATTTCGCAAAATGGCTCAATCCTGACCTATTCGCCGACATAGACCCAGGAGCCATTCATGCTCAAATGGTTCAAGAATACTTCGGAATCAACTTGGCTGGAACCTGGGTGTACAACGGCTAA
- the amrB gene encoding AmmeMemoRadiSam system protein B yields MTKLRQPVVAGMFYEGTAEALRSQIKGCFLHKFGPQKLPTVNPAGSRNVLGLVCPHAGYVYSGAVAANAYFSLAQDGKPDVAVILGPNHTGFGNPLSMMREGAWRTPLGDVTVDTEVADAVAAETGILDFDEIAHRQEHSIEVQLPFLQFLYGKNFKFVPICFMMQDLQTATEIGKALAEALANRNAVVIASSDFTHYEPQARVEQKDLDALAAVEALDEKRFYGVLAEQNVTACGYAPIAALMTYAKALGATKAEVLCHKTSGDITGDKSSVVGYAAVTLKKP; encoded by the coding sequence ATGACCAAACTTCGGCAGCCTGTCGTAGCGGGAATGTTCTACGAGGGAACTGCCGAAGCTCTCCGCAGCCAAATCAAAGGCTGCTTCCTTCACAAGTTTGGTCCCCAAAAACTCCCAACTGTAAACCCCGCTGGTTCACGAAACGTGTTGGGGTTGGTTTGTCCGCATGCAGGCTACGTTTACAGTGGTGCTGTGGCGGCGAACGCCTACTTTTCTTTAGCTCAAGACGGAAAACCCGATGTCGCCGTAATTCTGGGTCCCAACCACACAGGATTCGGCAATCCATTGTCGATGATGCGTGAGGGTGCATGGCGAACCCCCCTTGGCGATGTAACAGTTGACACTGAAGTGGCTGACGCAGTGGCGGCAGAGACGGGAATTTTGGATTTTGACGAAATCGCCCACCGACAGGAGCACAGCATCGAAGTTCAACTGCCTTTCTTGCAGTTCCTCTACGGCAAGAACTTTAAGTTTGTGCCCATCTGTTTTATGATGCAGGATTTACAGACCGCAACCGAAATCGGCAAGGCACTGGCAGAAGCCTTGGCAAACCGCAACGCCGTGGTTATTGCTTCTTCGGATTTTACGCATTACGAGCCCCAAGCCCGAGTGGAACAGAAGGATTTAGATGCGTTGGCGGCTGTGGAGGCGTTGGATGAGAAACGGTTTTATGGGGTGTTGGCGGAGCAGAACGTTACGGCATGCGGCTATGCACCGATTGCGGCGTTGATGACTTATGCAAAGGCGCTGGGAGCAACCAAGGCTGAAGTGCTTTGCCACAAAACCAGCGGCGACATCACAGGCGACAAATCCAGCGTAGTCGGCTACGCCGCAGTTACCCTCAAAAAGCCATAG
- the rpsB gene encoding 30S ribosomal protein S2 — MEEEFKTNSQPETEPETEEEVQESKFEETETENEIEIEPELEMEPEPSVSKPERIESPPVPSEEDLLLPRDTMLSAGIHIGTRMKTRDMEPFIYRVRPDGLFVLDVKKTDDRIRTAGKFLARYEPSKVAIAATRLYAHEPVKKFCALTGSMPLIGRFIPGMLSNPLYPNRVDPEVIVVSDPRADAQAVKEASAVGIPIVALCSTDNEFTGVDLVIPTNNKGRRALAVIFWLLARQVMRERGDLALDQNPKFAIEDFEAKISRDDEKD; from the coding sequence TTGGAAGAAGAATTTAAAACAAATTCCCAACCTGAAACTGAACCCGAAACCGAAGAAGAGGTTCAGGAAAGTAAGTTTGAGGAAACAGAAACCGAAAACGAAATAGAAATTGAACCTGAACTTGAGATGGAACCCGAACCTTCTGTCTCTAAACCCGAACGAATCGAGTCTCCGCCAGTACCCTCTGAAGAAGACCTGTTGTTGCCGCGGGACACCATGCTCTCAGCAGGCATACATATCGGAACCCGCATGAAAACACGTGACATGGAACCCTTCATTTACCGTGTTAGACCTGACGGGTTGTTCGTGTTGGACGTTAAAAAAACTGATGACCGCATTCGAACTGCAGGCAAGTTTCTTGCACGGTATGAGCCATCAAAGGTTGCCATAGCCGCCACAAGGCTGTATGCGCATGAGCCCGTGAAGAAGTTCTGCGCGTTGACTGGTTCTATGCCCCTCATCGGCAGATTTATCCCTGGCATGCTCAGCAACCCGCTGTACCCAAACCGTGTGGACCCTGAAGTCATTGTGGTTTCAGACCCCCGAGCTGACGCCCAAGCCGTCAAAGAAGCTTCCGCTGTAGGCATACCCATCGTGGCGCTTTGCAGCACCGACAACGAATTCACTGGCGTCGACTTGGTTATCCCAACCAACAACAAGGGCAGACGTGCGTTGGCAGTTATTTTCTGGTTGCTGGCAAGGCAGGTTATGCGGGAACGCGGCGACTTAGCCCTGGATCAGAACCCCAAGTTCGCCATTGAAGACTTTGAAGCGAAAATCTCTCGGGACGACGAGAAGGACTAA
- a CDS encoding enolase C-terminal domain-like protein, translating into MSSIIEDLIARKIFNNRGEETIEIDVVTTAGFGRAASPAGKSRGKAEVVYYPTGGVDAAVKKADELIAPELAGLNADYQEEIDNTLHEIDGTTNFKVIGGNTAFAVSLANAEAAANSHSMLLFQFLGGSTATSLPYPLGNCISGGQHALRGKSPDIQEFLAIPYGAETFLEAAMANAQIHKKIGEALKKRDKLFTAGKSDEGAWIATIDGEGAFETIAKACEEVGNELDFECGFGVDMASSSIWKEKEQVYDYANEGKKRDSGEQLEYVIDLIEKYHLAYVEDPFQEDDFKSTAELTKKTKNCLICGDDLFTTNNERLTQGVKAGAGNAIIIKVNQIGTLTDALETIMTAQRNGYSCVMSHRSGDTTDWHIAHLAVAFSCPIIKTGVVEGARIAKLNELVRIEQFLGNRAKMAELNI; encoded by the coding sequence GTGTCATCAATCATTGAAGACTTGATAGCCCGAAAAATCTTCAACAACCGAGGAGAAGAAACAATAGAAATTGACGTAGTAACCACGGCTGGTTTTGGACGAGCCGCCTCACCCGCAGGCAAAAGCCGTGGAAAAGCCGAAGTTGTTTACTACCCCACCGGCGGTGTTGACGCAGCCGTAAAAAAGGCTGACGAACTCATCGCGCCTGAACTTGCCGGGCTAAACGCCGACTACCAAGAAGAAATCGACAACACCCTCCACGAGATTGACGGCACAACCAACTTCAAAGTCATCGGCGGAAACACCGCCTTCGCCGTTTCCCTAGCCAACGCCGAAGCCGCCGCCAACAGCCACAGCATGTTGCTTTTCCAGTTTTTGGGCGGAAGCACCGCAACCTCTTTGCCTTACCCGTTAGGCAACTGCATCAGCGGTGGACAGCATGCACTACGCGGCAAAAGCCCCGACATCCAAGAATTCCTTGCTATACCCTATGGTGCTGAAACGTTTTTGGAAGCGGCAATGGCGAACGCGCAGATTCACAAGAAAATTGGGGAAGCCCTCAAAAAGAGAGACAAACTTTTCACCGCTGGCAAAAGCGATGAAGGTGCATGGATAGCTACCATCGACGGTGAAGGTGCTTTTGAAACCATCGCCAAAGCCTGTGAGGAAGTCGGTAACGAGCTTGATTTTGAATGCGGCTTTGGAGTGGACATGGCTTCCTCTTCGATTTGGAAGGAGAAAGAGCAGGTTTATGATTACGCCAATGAAGGCAAGAAACGCGACAGCGGCGAACAACTCGAATACGTAATAGACCTAATTGAAAAATATCATCTTGCCTATGTGGAAGACCCCTTCCAGGAAGATGACTTTAAGAGTACCGCTGAGCTCACCAAAAAAACCAAAAACTGCCTCATCTGCGGCGACGACCTGTTCACCACCAACAACGAACGCCTAACCCAAGGCGTCAAAGCCGGCGCAGGAAACGCTATCATCATTAAAGTTAACCAAATTGGCACCTTAACTGACGCTTTAGAAACCATCATGACCGCTCAACGCAACGGCTACAGCTGCGTTATGTCTCACCGAAGCGGCGACACAACCGACTGGCACATTGCACACTTGGCTGTGGCTTTCAGTTGTCCCATCATCAAAACAGGCGTGGTTGAAGGTGCACGGATAGCAAAGCTTAATGAGTTGGTACGCATTGAGCAGTTCCTTGGGAACCGCGCAAAAATGGCGGAACTCAACATCTAA
- a CDS encoding Lrp/AsnC ligand binding domain-containing protein: MPKALVCLTTDLNSTEEVLKKLRACNDVEEAYMVYGVYDIIARIKGDSVNKIKQVVDTQLATVNNVQKTLTMVVAEAE, translated from the coding sequence GTGCCTAAGGCCCTCGTTTGCCTAACAACCGACCTCAACTCGACGGAAGAGGTGCTGAAAAAGCTGCGGGCTTGCAACGACGTCGAAGAAGCCTACATGGTTTACGGTGTCTATGACATTATTGCCAGAATAAAAGGCGACAGCGTGAATAAGATCAAACAGGTCGTGGATACGCAACTTGCGACCGTGAACAACGTGCAAAAAACCCTGACGATGGTGGTTGCAGAGGCTGAATAG
- the mvk gene encoding mevalonate kinase has product MGKGSGYGKVILFGEHFVVHGVPGVVSATDAKTDAEVKKTTQGITVNDERTGSKGYAEEKRLQQIESIQRMLKAMNLPAETAMSIWIGGDLPGFSGLGASAASSVAIARAISEEFGLNLPDEKINAVAYEAEKAYAGNPSGIDNTAATYGGLMWFQKNIQGGPDSVEKLAMKEPVEIIIGSTGKVANTKAMVEGVAERKKQNPQKYDPLFKRAEEIAVEGKTALEAGDFGRVGELMNENHTILQGIEVSSVELDLLVDIARKEGALGAKLTGGGGGGCMTALTPGKELQEKVAEAIEKAGFQVLRTKIGTKRQ; this is encoded by the coding sequence ATGGGTAAAGGTTCAGGTTACGGAAAAGTCATCCTGTTCGGCGAACACTTCGTCGTCCACGGCGTCCCCGGAGTCGTCTCCGCCACAGACGCCAAAACCGACGCCGAAGTCAAAAAAACCACACAAGGCATTACAGTTAATGATGAGCGAACGGGCTCCAAAGGCTACGCCGAGGAGAAACGGCTCCAGCAAATCGAATCCATTCAACGCATGCTTAAAGCCATGAACCTGCCAGCAGAAACAGCCATGAGCATTTGGATTGGCGGGGACCTCCCAGGCTTTAGCGGATTGGGCGCATCGGCGGCAAGCAGCGTAGCGATTGCGCGGGCGATTTCAGAGGAGTTTGGCTTAAATTTGCCCGACGAAAAAATCAACGCCGTTGCTTACGAGGCAGAAAAGGCATATGCGGGCAACCCGTCGGGCATAGACAACACGGCAGCCACCTACGGCGGTTTAATGTGGTTCCAAAAAAACATTCAAGGCGGACCAGACTCCGTTGAAAAACTCGCCATGAAAGAGCCTGTGGAGATAATCATTGGCAGCACAGGCAAAGTTGCTAACACCAAAGCCATGGTAGAAGGCGTCGCCGAACGCAAAAAACAAAACCCCCAGAAATACGACCCCCTGTTTAAGCGAGCAGAAGAAATTGCGGTTGAGGGGAAAACAGCCTTGGAAGCAGGCGACTTTGGAAGGGTTGGTGAACTTATGAACGAAAACCACACAATTTTGCAGGGTATTGAGGTGTCCAGCGTGGAGCTTGACCTGCTGGTAGACATAGCCCGAAAAGAAGGCGCCCTTGGAGCAAAACTTACAGGCGGGGGTGGCGGCGGCTGCATGACGGCGTTGACTCCAGGCAAGGAGTTGCAAGAGAAAGTCGCTGAGGCTATCGAGAAAGCGGGTTTTCAGGTTTTGCGCACTAAAATCGGGACAAAACGCCAGTAA
- a CDS encoding flavodoxin family protein: MRICVLYFSRTGKTKYMAEGIANALQVPAYDIASSEPSVEDYDMIILGTPVEGARPAKETAAFIERLPTTDGKKAILFCTCRLFKGGTFKAMSTALESKGYHSSLDVYKKNVKIGETPFTDVIEKIKGAL, translated from the coding sequence ATGCGAATTTGCGTGTTATACTTCTCTAGGACAGGGAAAACCAAGTACATGGCTGAAGGCATAGCCAATGCGTTGCAAGTGCCCGCCTATGACATCGCATCTTCGGAGCCGTCCGTTGAAGATTACGACATGATAATTCTGGGCACCCCAGTGGAAGGAGCACGCCCAGCCAAAGAAACCGCCGCATTCATCGAACGCTTACCCACCACCGACGGTAAAAAAGCAATCTTGTTCTGCACCTGCCGACTCTTCAAAGGCGGAACCTTCAAAGCCATGTCCACAGCCCTGGAAAGCAAAGGCTACCACAGCAGCTTAGACGTTTACAAGAAGAACGTGAAAATCGGCGAAACCCCCTTCACCGACGTTATTGAAAAAATCAAAGGCGCACTCTAA
- a CDS encoding MBL fold metallo-hydrolase, producing MKIKVLGGAREVGGSCVAVEADGCKVALDYGIKLEGVTDEYPKNFNAVIISHAHLDHSGSLLRLTKSRNPQTIVGSKVTRDITLDLLQDMIKIQSLKTDSFPFDGQALEKVRNSWLPTERLKMPNMNITLHNAGHVLGAKMVGVHSEDKTLLYTGDFCIHNTEILNGCNLAALPKEPDVLVCESTYGGKVRPPRHELTEQFLERVSETMRRWGNILVPTFAFHRSQEMAKRIDQAMDDGSLPKYNAYVISKLGRKITAHFNANKHLFTQEIQQQEQPFEYKHVQPIERISEIKEPAIVVCTSGFGHAGASLTLLEQWAEGEENTIILTSGFLPMDSPLKFAKEKRAFRAVQGDMIPVAARIEQIELSGHADQLELVELVRQLKPKQTLLVHGDLPQAEALSKQLSDLTQVCIPEKNESFVV from the coding sequence GTGAAGATTAAGGTTTTAGGCGGCGCCCGCGAAGTCGGCGGTTCATGCGTCGCGGTTGAAGCGGACGGCTGCAAGGTTGCCTTGGATTACGGCATAAAACTTGAAGGCGTAACCGACGAGTACCCCAAAAACTTTAACGCGGTAATCATCAGCCACGCGCATCTGGACCATTCGGGCAGTCTTCTGCGGCTGACAAAATCGCGGAATCCCCAAACCATCGTTGGGTCAAAAGTAACCCGCGACATAACCCTTGACCTGCTTCAGGACATGATTAAAATTCAAAGCCTCAAAACCGACAGCTTCCCTTTTGATGGGCAAGCGTTGGAAAAAGTGAGAAACTCTTGGCTGCCCACCGAACGCCTCAAGATGCCCAACATGAACATAACCTTGCATAACGCGGGGCATGTTCTGGGCGCAAAAATGGTCGGCGTCCACTCAGAAGACAAAACCCTTCTTTACACGGGGGACTTTTGTATCCACAACACCGAAATCCTAAACGGCTGCAACCTCGCCGCCCTCCCAAAGGAACCTGACGTGCTGGTTTGCGAGTCCACTTACGGGGGAAAAGTCCGCCCGCCTCGACACGAGTTAACCGAGCAGTTTCTTGAGCGAGTGTCCGAAACGATGCGGCGATGGGGCAACATTTTGGTTCCAACGTTTGCGTTTCACCGCAGCCAAGAAATGGCTAAACGAATCGACCAAGCCATGGACGACGGCTCCCTGCCTAAATACAATGCCTACGTGATCTCCAAGCTTGGACGAAAAATAACAGCGCATTTTAACGCCAACAAGCACCTTTTCACCCAAGAAATCCAGCAGCAAGAGCAACCCTTCGAATACAAACACGTCCAACCCATCGAACGAATCTCCGAAATTAAAGAGCCTGCCATCGTGGTTTGCACTTCAGGCTTTGGCCATGCTGGCGCCAGCCTTACCTTGCTGGAGCAGTGGGCAGAGGGCGAAGAAAACACCATCATCTTAACTTCAGGCTTTCTGCCCATGGATAGCCCCCTAAAATTTGCCAAAGAAAAACGGGCGTTTCGGGCAGTTCAAGGCGACATGATTCCAGTGGCTGCACGCATTGAGCAAATCGAGCTTTCAGGGCACGCGGACCAGTTGGAGCTTGTTGAACTCGTACGCCAGTTGAAGCCCAAACAAACGCTTCTGGTTCATGGAGATTTACCGCAGGCAGAAGCACTTTCAAAGCAGCTTTCGGATTTGACGCAGGTTTGTATCCCTGAGAAAAACGAAAGCTTTGTCGTGTAG
- a CDS encoding UbiD family decarboxylase: MGFRNFIEALQKSGELTQITKPVSTEYEIASIIEALGEKPIYFENVKESRFPVVGGLVSSKDLIARAIGATKEQLLPKLSAAIEKPQEPKLVEGGECQEVVEQAVDLTQLPIMRYTEKDGGKYIPSAVSIIKDPQTGIRNMCFHRLMLLDKNHFGVRIVEQRGTDTALKKAGGELDIAICIGNSTAVLLAAATSMPKDVDELGMANALETTELVKCETVDLEVPREAEFVLEGRITKEQTAEGPFLDLTGTIDKVRQQPIIEIKCITHRQNPIYQTILAGRNEHKFLMGMPKEPTIFNEVSKVCQCKDVYITPGGCSWLHAVVQICKQNPDDGKKAIAAAFEGHKSLKHCVVVDEDINIYDPHDVEWAIATRFQADKNTVILSNQPGSSLDPSGDLSEGKKATTAKAGLDATIPASATGKGFTKEQYRKVDLKKFLQ; encoded by the coding sequence TTGGGCTTCAGAAACTTTATCGAAGCACTCCAAAAAAGTGGCGAATTAACACAAATCACCAAGCCAGTCTCAACCGAATACGAAATCGCCAGCATTATTGAAGCGTTAGGCGAAAAACCCATCTATTTCGAAAACGTGAAGGAATCCCGTTTTCCTGTCGTGGGAGGACTGGTTTCATCCAAAGACCTCATCGCCCGAGCAATCGGCGCAACCAAAGAGCAACTGCTTCCTAAACTGTCAGCGGCAATAGAGAAACCTCAGGAGCCAAAACTTGTCGAGGGCGGCGAATGCCAAGAAGTGGTCGAGCAAGCCGTTGACCTCACTCAGTTGCCCATCATGCGTTACACGGAAAAAGACGGCGGCAAATACATCCCCTCAGCCGTATCCATCATAAAAGACCCCCAAACAGGCATCCGCAACATGTGCTTCCATCGGCTTATGCTGCTGGACAAAAACCACTTCGGGGTCCGAATTGTAGAGCAACGCGGAACCGACACCGCCCTGAAAAAGGCTGGTGGAGAACTAGACATCGCCATCTGCATCGGCAATTCAACTGCAGTGCTTTTGGCGGCTGCAACCTCAATGCCTAAGGACGTTGACGAGTTGGGTATGGCAAACGCGCTGGAAACCACTGAGCTGGTCAAATGCGAAACCGTGGACCTTGAGGTGCCGCGGGAAGCAGAGTTTGTTTTGGAAGGCAGAATCACCAAAGAACAAACTGCGGAGGGACCCTTTCTGGACTTGACGGGAACCATCGACAAAGTCCGCCAGCAGCCCATCATCGAAATCAAATGCATAACCCACAGGCAAAACCCAATTTATCAGACTATTTTGGCGGGCAGAAACGAACACAAATTCCTCATGGGCATGCCCAAAGAACCAACGATTTTCAATGAGGTTAGCAAGGTTTGCCAATGTAAAGATGTTTACATCACCCCCGGCGGATGCAGTTGGCTCCATGCGGTTGTGCAAATCTGCAAGCAGAACCCTGACGACGGCAAAAAAGCCATAGCTGCCGCGTTTGAAGGACACAAATCACTCAAACACTGCGTTGTCGTGGACGAAGACATCAACATCTACGACCCCCACGATGTCGAGTGGGCAATTGCTACAAGGTTTCAAGCGGATAAAAACACCGTCATTCTCTCCAACCAGCCGGGCTCCTCGCTTGACCCCTCAGGTGACCTTTCCGAGGGCAAGAAGGCAACCACCGCCAAAGCAGGCTTAGACGCCACCATACCCGCATCGGCAACGGGCAAAGGCTTCACCAAAGAGCAGTACCGAAAGGTTGATTTGAAAAAATTCCTACAGTGA